Genomic DNA from Molothrus aeneus isolate 106 chromosome Z, BPBGC_Maene_1.0, whole genome shotgun sequence:
ACTTCCTCTGTTCTGTAAAGCACAAGTGACAAAGACTCTATTTTAGTTTCATACACATATCATAGGAACATTCAGAGAGTTCTTTTTAATCAAGAACACATCAATATGCAAATGAACTAACTAAAGTGTGGTCTTAATGTTCTAAAATAATGTTATACGATGAGCAATAGAAGATTCATCTTACTTGTCCTGTGTCAGGATCTGGCTTCACTTTTAAACTGGGATCTTCACGCTGAAGGCAGCTCAATGCATTATCCAAGTCTGTACAGAAATATCAAACATTTTATCTGAAGCAAATTCAGTAATCTGAAGATCAGAGTTAGTGCCTAAATATCACTTTCCtcaaaacaagcaaaagaaTCCTTGAGGAGCATAGATTTTGACAAAAAAATTCAGGTCAAATTAAAAGTAACCAGCAACTTCTGATTTTATCCCACAGATTAACTGTGCTAAAAAGTGCTTGAATTTAATTATTATACATGCTATTTTCAGAGTGATATTTTGTGTTTCTATGAAGACAGACTGGAACCTACAAATTATTAATGAAGCCAGTAAATAACTGATAAGAGAAATGTGAACTGTTACATGATTTACCTAAGTACTTCAAGATAACATGAAATGGCccaaatgaaaatgtaaatcaCTTTTTATTcatagttttgggtttttttctgattcccCATTATCTTAACTGctgaggaaagcagcagaatgaTGAATCAAGAGCCAAGACTGCATCCATCATACCTTACAGTCTTTGGGGGGAAAAGCCacaaaagtaaacaaacaaaagcaaactaaAACATCCAAACACTACAAAATCAATAACACCTTATAACCCAGTGGCTCAGCCTGCAGACATGTTGCTACAAATCTGTTTTCTACCTCACTCCATTCCGTAACAGTACACTGGtacttcccctcctcctcttcacccCCAAACAAGCTCAGCTTTGTTAGAACAAAGATACAGAATTTAAAGGGTATTTCCAAAAAGAGTCTCATATCACCAAGCCATCTACTGTTGAGAAAGACAGTAAGATTATAGGACTGTAAGGATGCAAAGATGAACCCTAACTAGACACAGAGAATTCTTGGTATACAAAGACTTTATAGAGTAAAACTCAGAGTgccagctgaaaaaaaccccacattttaaGGCTATTTGTACTTGGGACACTATGTGCAGCCCACCACTGTAACTACAGCAAAACTCAGAATAAGTATCCTTCTATTTCTAAATGAACAAAAACTAGAAAAGTAGTAGTACCACTACTGCTTGATGTAGTTATAGCAAAGGATATGGACAATCATGATCTGAAGTATACCCTCAGTATAAAAAACACCAGAAAGAACCATACTAGATCAATGGGCTGTTAAGTCTGTTAAGTCATCCAGTTAGGTGGCTGCATTGTACCTTGTTGTCTGGCCATTGAAGGCGGTTCAATGGTACAGAAGAAGACAGGCTCAGGGATCTCAACACCTGCCAGCAGAAGACTGTCTACACCACTACCAGACCTCTTCTTTTCCCCAGCATCCCTTCCAGCTCGGCGTGCTGCAGCAACAGCTGAAGCCTTTGATGACACTATGGTATCTCCAGTGGCACTCTAGAGATCAACAAAGGAAGtgatgtgaaaaaaaacccaaccccaaattcAAAATGTATGCTAAAGCAGGttatattttagaaaatctGTGTAAATAGATTCATGAAGCAAGcacaaaacacatttatttgAACTTGAAACTGTTCCTTTTGGGTAACTGATTCAGACCAACATTCCCCTTCCCCACAGGAGGTCTCTTTGTGATATTACACTGTATTTTAAGAGTTACAGTATTAATACGAGCCCAACCCTAACAAAATACACCTTCAGCTATCAGTCCTTTCCAATCAGTACTGCAGTTTCCAGGTCAATTACTGATATTTGTAGATTGTGGTATTTAATTTTAGGAGGAAGTACATCTAAACGTACTTCAAATAAAGCAAGTTTACATACGTCACCATAATCAAGAACATCAGAGATATGATATCATAGAAGTAGAAAGCACACTAGTGAAACAAGCTCCTTTACAGTATCCATATTCTTCATTACCTGTTTTAACCCAACAGTGAGAGCAATGTTGCCAGGCATTAGTGATGGTATTTCAATTTGCTGATCAgcaaaaggcaggagcagccggCTCATTCTCTccctgaaaattaaattctctGTTACTCAGGACTTTAACAGGCATTCCAATACTACATAGAACCACACCTCTATCTTACTCACGTGCAACTTTTGTTAATATTATATACAGCTGACTGAGGTTTCAATGAACCTGAGTAAACACGAACAAAAACTAGTGGTCCACGACATTTATCATGAAGAACTTTGAATGCCAGGGCACACAGGTCATCCTTGTACCACTgtctgcaaaataaaaagcacaacaaaaagCATACTTGTAGGATTAATCTGCTCACATGCACTTTTATCTAAACTTTCACTCATTTAAGAGGTGATATGCTTCTTACTGCAATGTTAGTGGAGGCAGATTTTCAAAAACTGTAATTTGtaccaaaaaataataatctaaGCAGTTCCACCTCCAATAGGATATGTTATGTAAGATGTTATGTGATTCAGACAATACTAAACAGGATTCCTAGATCACATTTTTGTGAAATGACTATGTcctcagattaaaaaaagactAAAGAACTCTAAAGTGCAAGTTTGACAGCTGGAGATAAATGCATCCAATTCCAATAGAACTGAACAAAGCAGGTTCAGTACTCAAGTGTATTTTTCTGTCCACACATCTCTACTATTATTTAATACCTAAagacagtaaatattttttaaaaatatgaatgctttgttaatatatttcattttctccttttgtgcTTTCCTACttatctttccttctttttgtctGAATCTCCTTTTCTACCTGTACTTACAGAAACTCATATGAACGCTCATTAGGTGCAGGCAGGTACAAAGTAATAGCATCCAGTAATGGCTGCACCCCTTTGTTCTTCAGCGCActgccacagagcacagggacagccttCTGAGCTAGTGTGATTCTGCGGATAGCAGactgcagctgcaaaaaaacCAGTTATTTTCTGTTACTACATGATCTACAATTTAGTTGCACTCCAGCTATTAGATACTGCAAACCAATCTCCAAAAATCTAAAAAGTATGTTTGTAAATACAACATCACTCATCCAAAATCCTTTCACTGCTTCTAGCAAGCTCCAAACCATAAACCCAAACATTTAGATGCTAAAACAGAAGACACTGGTTTTAAGATTTCTAAACATTTCACACAAATCTGCTGCTGTTCTTGTTATAACAATCCTTTGAATTCAGTATGTTGTAACTTACTGCTTTCAACATGCAGTGTCTAAAGATCCAACCACTTCAAAGTAGCTGAGATGCTATTTTTGTTAGTGAGAATCAGCAGCTCAGTCACAAACTGCACTGAGTCTACCTGAAAGTTCCATTCACCTTTCCCTAAACCTTTTTGTAGCAGTCTAactttcaaaaaaaagaaaaccccacctTCCTAAATAAATGTAcccaacttttaaaataaagcctAGCATGCCTAAGAATCATAGCATATCTTTATAAAATTCCTACTAACTCTGAATATATTGTTCTACATCCACACTACTGTTAATTTACTGCCTAAGATGGTATGATctcattttattgaaaaatctgcaaaatcATAATTTGCATGTGTCAAAGGAAGAATAACCCAAACCCTTGCAATAAGAACTAGTAAACACttgtaaatgtaaaaaaataccTTGTCAGCTGGTATTAAGTCAAAATTTTCACTATTTTCTCCTAGAACCAGTTCAGCAAATTCATCATCCAGATCTGCAACCTTCAACAGAATAGTTCTTTATTATTTGGCATACAGCAGTTTCACAGAAAAGTTACATATCTAACTTACTTAGAATATATAGCTaaacagagcagaaacaaaGCCTTTAAAGACATCAGCAATTATAAACTCAGATCATATAAAATTATGGAAATGAAGGCTTCAAGAaaggatggaggaaaaaaacccagggaagTCTGAAGTAAGCAGCAAGCAACCTTTACAAGCCAACAGATactgaggaagaagaaacagaCAAGCATCATGGCATTTTGGCCTTCTTCATGTCAAGGGTTTGTAGGTCCAAGAGCATGTCTCTGTTTTTAAATTGTACCAGTTAGCTTGACATGTAACTTAACTCCTTAAACATCTAACATACATCCCTGCACTGTCACAGGTTCAGGACACCCAAGCACAGGAAAGCACTTTGCCCTCTCTATTGGCTACACGCCAATTGGCCAAGTTCTGAAATAAACCCTTGATAAGCAATTAGAAGTCTTATCAAGTTAACAGTTAAAACATGAGAGATAAAGGAAACAGTTCATTTAATTAAGTGAAAGTAACGTGTGCAAAATGGCCAGTATTCAAAATGCTACAGCTTACAGGGTTTTGATAAGGAGTATTAACAGCATAGAAAGCATttcaaaaaatgttttacaaaTACAGGGTTATCTCAATTATCTCACTTCTGGTACACCCCTTCCTCCTTCAGGAAGGGCCCagaaaacaaaggggaaaaaaaacaacactgtTCTTACAAATCTTTCTACCTGACAACacatttcttaagaaaaaaggCTGGGTATTAACACTGCCATTTCAAAACCTACTAAGTTTGAAAACCAGATTGTGTACATGTTCTACTGAACTCAGAGCAATATAAAATAGATATCTCCACTTTCAAAGGAAACAGAGCTACCATAATCTGTTTATGCACTTGCACAATGTTATTCGAAGTTGTGTGGAAGGCAGCCCTTCCAACAAAAAGGATCGATTTATAATTGGATTGAGCTGCTTCTAATACAGCATTTAGTGCCATTTTGACCAGGCTGCAACATCCCATCCAGCTTTTAGCTGTCATTTCAGAAGAGTATGGATACCCTGCAGGTTTCAAGTCATATCTGTCACATTTCATGTCAATGTACCAAATATATTTTGGCATCTAAGACAGTACAAAGACTGTCTGCTTTTAGCTTCCCCAGCACAAAAGAGACAGACAAATTGTAGGAACTCAATTGCAAAACCACTAATGGGGCTGGAGCGCAGCTGGAGGCCCGGAGCGATGGGCTTGTCTGGCTTGGAGAAGCTAAATCAGGATGCAAATACTGTTTCTTACTATTTGAACTAGCAGTAGTGGCCCTGCTTCAGGGAAAACAGAACCAGATTCTCCTCAGAGGTACACAAGGaaagcaccagcctggcagttCCAGCTTGCACCACAGTAAAATCCCACTGGACATAAAGAAATTACGGTcaagcactgggacaggctgtcTACAGAGAATCATCATCCTTGGACTTGAAAACTCAACTGAACAAGCCTGAACAAGTCGACCTAATGCTTTAAGCTGATCACTTAACCAGATGCCTCCAGAGGTCTCTTTCAGCCTACTTTTCCTACTGCTCTGAGTAATGAGTTTAAATATATTATGTATTTACTTTAGAACTTTACTTGTTCTATTAAGGTATTTCTTGCATCCTGGACTTCTTGGAACAGGTTTGGATCATCAGTCTCCAGCAGCAGTTTTCGCTCAAAATTTTTTCCATCATCCACATCAGAAGTAGGTTTCCAAATTATTTGCTCCTTAGTCACAACATCAACTAGTCCTCTGAAGGTCTTGGCTTCCCCAATAGGCAACTGCAAATCAAACAGAGACTTTGTCTTAGACAGatgcaaaaaaattaagaaagtaGTTCCAttcaaaagaaatgaaacaagCATTTAATTTCTAAGCTTACCTGTAACAGTAAGGGTTTTGTCTTCAACTTTTGTTTGATGCTCTCGACAGCATATGTAAAACTACAGAAAAGATACTAAGTTAAACAAAACTTTATGATATTAGTATGATAGGCTCACCATTCCCTATTTACTGCAAAAATTACTCCTACAATTATACAAAAATATGCATTTCCATAACCAAAGAAGTATACAGTATTAACATAATTGGGTTGCTCTATGCTTAACAGAAAATGCTAGACATTCTCTTATGAGTTTCTTAACAATTATTAAAATAACTGCCTGAATACCTTGCCCTGTTTTTGTCCATCttgtttaaaaagcaaattcGTGGAATCTGGTGTTTGTCCGCTTGTCTCCAGACTGTCAGAGTTTGTGCctaaaagcaaaacacaaaatggAAACATTAGTGTCAACAGCTGCACTACATGCTCCCCAACACCACTGAAGGTCTGAGTTGAGAGTAGAGAAGGGAACTGTGCTGTGTATTGTGACAATCCCATATCTAGCATAACAGATGAACTCCAAAAGTAGTTTTATCTTATCTTGTCTCTCAGCTGTTgtcatttccttttctgcacTAAAGGCATGCAGGCATAGTGGCAAGGGAATGTGAAGAGAAACTAAGCATTATGGGGGGCATATATGGGGAAAACTCTGTAATGTAGTGACTTTATGTTTTATTGCCAAATTACTTAGGCACACACAGGCAAGCATTTCTGCGGCAACACATACAACACTAAAAACTACTGTGGTTTTAACAGTAATTTGTGCACTGCTGAGCCATTTatcatatgtatttttatttgaaaattaaagcaGGTATATAGAAAAATCAGTTCAGATTCAGTAATAGACTCTTGCCACTACAAGGAATAATGCAGGAATTTGCTACAgagttttagaaaaaaacaagaagttctaattgctttgtttttgagGGTGGAAGCTATTACTCAGTTCAGGTTCATATTTAGTGGCACCTACATGTTTTCCAGTAGGAAGTTAAATAATGTGAGTTACAGTGATTAAGAATTCACTCATCCCTCATCCAGGAAAAACCTATGTCCCATGCAAGAGGGACTTCACATGTAAGTTTTCTACAGGATTGAACTACTGAAACATCTTATGCTGTAAAAAGTCCAGTTCTAGCTTGCCTCCACCTTTTCTTCACTCTGTTAAAAAGGCCACTGGGGAGGCAGAAAACCTCCTTGAAAATTATCTGTTTTCTACATGAAatgtgaaaatgagaaattgGCCTAGATTAATTTCATTCAATTTGTGGAGCTAGTCAGAAGCATTCACCTCAATCAACAGTTGTAAAAGACagcaacaaaataacaaaaccattCCAAACTTTTAATGATAATCCCACTTGCTGTTCATACCCATGGAAATTCCTGCGCACCAcatgatttaaaattaaatgctcAGCTTCCTGAAGCTGAGTTTTTATAAAAGCATTGAGAGAGAtaatacagagaaaaatctcTCTACACTATTTCTGCCTGATTAAAGTCATTAAATACTGCAGGAGTGTTTAATGACGAGTGACTGGAGGTAAAATCAGAAAACTGGGAAGGCACATTCACCCTCTAAGAGAATTTGTAACTGTGGAAACGACAGGGTGAGATGCAGTTGCTATTCCCCAGATAGGATGCGGTCAGCATGCCTCACTTCCCACACAATACATGCTGAGCAGAGTGAAGACACTGTGTCCAGGTTCTGTTTAAATCCTTGCAAGAGGGGGAACTCAGTGGTACCTTGTGGCTGGTAAGTCACATAGCAGCTGTCAaccaagggagaaaaaaaaataagaaccaGGAACCATGGCAAGATCACAGACCTTTAATTAAGATCTTTAATTTCTTAAAGCTACACCTCCATCTTAAAGGTGACCTTAGATGTAACACTACTATTACCCAGCTAGAAGGTACGACCACCCCCACGGAACATGATGCATGACTACAGTCACTGAAGCTCCACCTAGACACAAAAATAGTattaaagtaaattaaaaatggagAGAAGTTGGCTCCTGGGAACTTCTGGGATCAGAAAACAGGCTGAACTTGTCTTCATTCCTACAGCGACATCTATTGGGTAAGAACCGTACTCTATCCATGATGAATGACTACCTCAAGCTAGCTTTGGTTAAGGATTGGAGCTGGTTAGCATATTGCTTTGAAGGCACTTTTGCAACCAAATGCTATCTCCAGAAGTCTTCAAACCTTAACCAGTCACAGAATTCAATTACATTAATGAGGAGTGCTATTCCATAAACTGTTAAGTCTTAGTCCTTTAAGGCTGCTAACAGTCGCTAGCAGAAGGCAACATACTGCAATGTGAAGGTCCAGGGTCTCTCTTAACCTGCTGGCATGTCTCCCTGGATCTTTCCTGAGGCACCAACAGACCAATTAAGGACCCCTTAGGAGGATGTCTTTCTGTTTGCATATGACCCTGAACAAGGTAGTTGAACCATGCTCTGATCAAGTGGATTGTTCACTGAAGGGTTCTTGGGTCCCCATAATAGAACACTGAGAGATTGAATTGGTCACgagaatttcttctttcctgggGAACTGAAAGACTAATCAAACACAAAGGGTTTGAGAAAATCTCTCCCCTTTACCAGACagactgcacacacacacacaaaaaatgtaACAGCTGATTTTACCTCAACACCAGCTGAAGCATCAAATACCGCTACTGCTCCATCTAGGACTCTCAAACAACGCTCAACTTCCACTGTAAAGTCCACATGGCCTAAAAAACAATCTTCCTTTTATACCATCATAATTGAAACAGGAACCATCAATAAGTCATTACACATTTAAAcaacatcttttttcttttaaataaagtcAAAACAACTTTTTCTTTACTTGAAGGGAAAGACACCTATCAGTTTTTGAAATAAACAAGATTATTATAAAGCAATCCTAGAACTGAGAACGATTTAATGTGGAAACATCTGAGCTCACTTTATATAAGCTAGGAGTCAGCAAGTAATAATTATCCAAAGCTGAACAGAGCTTAGTATAGGTGTTTTTATTGATGCAATTAAACCAATTAAATTTTGCATGACATTTAAGACAAAGACACTGCGACACTCCACCTCACCCTCTCTCCCTTAATAACATGAGTGCAACTAAAGAACAGTACCTGGGGTGTCAATCAGATTGATTCTGTAGTCCTTCCAGTCAAATGTAACAGCAGCAGACTGAATGGTAATACCACGTTCTCGCTCTTGTGCCATAAAATCTGTCACTGTGTCTCCATCATCAACATCTGCAAACAGAAACCAGGACTGGGTAGGTAATCAACTCAAAATCTGAAATTGTCTTTGAATACAGATGTCAACAGAGATGTGAAAATAGTCtcttttacatatatatatagatatatatatatgtgtgtgtgtgtgtgtgtgtgtaagctAAGAAAATTAGCCTTTTGGAAACATTACAATGCCGGGTAATTTACCAGGCTCCCTTTCCTAGGAATAAATGCCCTGCAAGTAGAAGACAAGCTATTTCAACAACCTTTTTGTTGTTCTTAATCCCAGTAGCACCATGAGCATcttaaaaactaaacaaaatccaaaatcatccaaaatcatgAACAAATTACAACTTTAAAAAACCTGGCTGCACTCACTGTATGGAATGTGACTGACATTTTGAAATTTGGTAATCAAAAGGTAATTAAATCAAAAGTAAagtacaaacaaacaaaccaccaaGAAAGAGGTTGGGTTTTGCTTACTTTTTAATAACAAGAGAAGCAgttcacatttttaaattagtgGGATCCCAAGTTCAACTGCTTGACAAGCTGAACATCTTCCATCAGTCATATACAGTTGAGAATAGGGTATAAAACTTAAAATGtcaaaatgaaacacaaaaagAGGCTGCTGTGACCATTTCAATATTGAAGAATTCTAATAAACTTGCTGTAGCAAAGAAGTCTTTCTGTGTCATGGCTTTCAAAAGAAATGAATACTTTTTCTTACTGTGCCCTCTTCACAGGTCAAAAGAGAACTCAACCAACTGCTTTACCAGAATGGCCAATTAGCAAACAGCAAAATAAGGAGATTCTGTaattaaatgttaaataaaacataatatgctgaaagtaaaagaaaaatatcaatgATATTTGATATCTGAAATCAAAACTACCTTAGTGGAAAAAGGAACATGcattaaaattcaattaaacTGCAGCACAACTTAGGAACAACTGCCTCCTACATGAGATACTCCATCAGCAACTGTACTGCATGTAATTGTACACTATAAATTTCTTAAACCTACTGAAATACAAAGAGCATTTCTAACCTCCAAGTGTTCTTATATATCCAGAATAATACAGCATTCTCTCTGTTGTTGTAGTTTTGCCTGCATCAATGTGGGCCATAATGCCAATGTTTCGGATTCTGCATTAAGTGAAAACATTGTGGTTAGTGCAGTAATTTTTTAAGCCTGTGATAATTCTTATTTGTATAGTTAATATTCCCCAAGAACAGCACACCAGATTAATAGCATTGTTTCTCTGCTGCATATTTGATATAGTGTACACTCTAACACTGAAAAATGTCAGTATTGATATGGTCGATTTTCTTCAAATCAACGGTACTGAACAGTGTTGCAACAGGTTTCCAAGCTCCAGTTCATGGAAGGCCCCCTCTTCGGATCATGCTCACCCATCTGCCCTCCCAACAAACAGAAACAGCCCCGCCTCTCTCTTGTCCATCCTAATCCCTGACACCTGGTGCCCTTAACAACCTATAGCATAGATACGCTTTACACCCCAAATATAGCACACCCAAGTTCCCATGAAGTTGTCCTTGATCCCGTTCAGCCTACTCTTCCTTCCTGAAGTACCTCGCCAGTAGCTTCCAGAACTGCTTTGCTtgttctgcacagcacagcttgtGATCAGCCCCATGTTCACCCTAATGCTGCCTTGACCTCACCTTCAGGAACACAATACCCTTCCAAGGGAACTTCAGCCCTAAGGCACTTTGGCAGCTTAGCCCCTAATTGCCTTGCCCTCATGAAACATGCcatgaaaacaaagcacagagccctgcccaCCCGCAGCCCTCTAGCTGCCAAGACATCCTTCCCCCTTCTCTACCTCCCAGCAATACCATGGATTTGGAGCTTCCCTtaacagcctggttttggttATGATGGTGCAAGCAAGG
This window encodes:
- the GFM2 gene encoding ribosome-releasing factor 2, mitochondrial, with the protein product MLRIMGKFSVNALKSSSLCNKYMYFRNTKMRVMGVTQRNCSLRNYSSPPGDVKSLHSVINPHISRIRNIGIMAHIDAGKTTTTERMLYYSGYIRTLGDVDDGDTVTDFMAQERERGITIQSAAVTFDWKDYRINLIDTPGHVDFTVEVERCLRVLDGAVAVFDASAGVEAQTLTVWRQADKHQIPRICFLNKMDKNRASFTYAVESIKQKLKTKPLLLQLPIGEAKTFRGLVDVVTKEQIIWKPTSDVDDGKNFERKLLLETDDPNLFQEVQDARNTLIEQVADLDDEFAELVLGENSENFDLIPADKLQSAIRRITLAQKAVPVLCGSALKNKGVQPLLDAITLYLPAPNERSYEFLQWYKDDLCALAFKVLHDKCRGPLVFVRVYSGSLKPQSAVYNINKSCTERMSRLLLPFADQQIEIPSLMPGNIALTVGLKQSATGDTIVSSKASAVAAARRAGRDAGEKKRSGSGVDSLLLAGVEIPEPVFFCTIEPPSMARQQDLDNALSCLQREDPSLKVKPDPDTGQTILCGMGELHIEIIHDRIKREYGIETYLGPLQIAYRETILNAAQATDILDKTVGDKRHCVTAEIEVRPTSGEGAATKPIISYAENVSQVLPKELQGAIENGITNSCIQGPLLGFPVQDIDVTVQSLTVHPDTSHTMVSACVSRCLQKALKKAGIQILEPLMNLEITVSEDHLSAALADLAQRRGNIQEILSRQDNRVVVAAVPLAEMMGYSTVLRSLTSGSATFTLELASYQALSSQEQSALLQRKMGLV